The Sulfurospirillum diekertiae genomic sequence AAAAAGGCATCTCACGAGGAGCGAGCAGAAGAGGGCGTTTCTCTTTAATCATCACTGATGCCGTACGAGTAAGGAGATTGTCTGCAATACCATAAGTGATCTTAGCAAGCGTATTCATACTACATGGAATAATCGCCATAGCGTCACATTTAAAAGAGCCAGAAGCCGTCACAGCTCCAATATTCTCATCATCAAGTAAAACAGTATTGGCTTCTTTAGCAAAAACTATTTTGGCATGCTCAGAGATAATAACATACTTTTCAATGTCAGAAGGAAGTGCTTTCAGAAAAGAGAGACCAAGTTCAACACCACTGGCACCACTGATGCCTACAATGATGCGCTTCATTCGAGGATTACCGCTTCTTTAGATGATACAATTTTTGCATTCAAAATTTTGCCTTGTTCTGTTTTAATCTTAACAACATCCCCAATATCAGCATCTTCTACAAGCGTCGCTGGAACTTCTATCACTAAGCCACCTTCTTTTAGGAGGGCTCTTATACTATCTTTTTTTGAGAGAGTTTTTCTCACATCAAAATGATAATCTGCTATAACCTGTCCCTCTTTAATGCTGGTTTTTGTCATCGCATTTTGTGGTATTTCATTTAGAACAGCTCTTGAAGGAATGCCTTCTAAACTCATCCAAATGCTCTCGTAGTCATCGTTTGTGAGGATTTTACCGTTAAGCAAATTACGTTTTGCTTTAAATACAAGCATCTTAGCGTTCATTTCATAAGAAAAATAGAGTTTTTTTTCTCTGTTTCCTACTTTAAAAATTGCGACAAATGAACCACTGTTTTTTTTGAGTGTATTTTCAGGAATGTGCACATCAATCAACTGATAACGTTTAAAATCCGCAGGGAGTGAAGATTTGGTTGAAATACGCGGTTTTTCATCAATAAGAACCGAGGGAGAAGCTTCTTGAAATTTTTTCAAAAAAGCATCTTCAATTGCGTCTGCCTTGCCCATTAATGTACAATTATGTTTAAAAATAACAACGCCATCACTGCTATCAATCACAGTCACATTGCGATCTGTTAGAGCGGAAACAAGTACATTAGAGTTAATTGAATACTGCATGCGATCTTTTGGAATTTGGACTAAAACAGTATCATCTTTGCCTTGATAGCCAAAAAATGAAGCTTTAAGTTCATCCTGTTCAATACAATAAGTTTTATCAATATAAATTGGTTCTGATGAAAGAAGTGAAGATAAAAAAAGAAGTGAAAATAGAATGGAGCGGGAAACGAGGTTCGAACTCGCGACCCCGACCTTGGCAAGGTCGTGCTCTACCACTGAGCTATTCCCGCAAAACGGACGGAATTCTACCAAAAAAAACCCTTTATGTCAATCTATTTGGACTACAATTGTAGCACAAATAGATTTTAAAGGGCTTAGAGAGCAATTTTATACCTTAAAAATAGTAATCTCTTTCTCTAGTTCTGCTGTTGAGAGATTGAGGTTAGTTGAGACACTCATTAAATTATCAGCAATCTTTTTATTCTCATGGGCAAGACCTGTTGCTGCTTCCACTCCTTGCGTGAGATTATCAATCTCCTTACTGATACTGAGTGCCTTTTCATAGGCTACATTGGTAATCTCTAAACTTTTTGAAGTCTTCTCTTTTGTTTCATTTGCCATTGATGAAATTTTAATGGCATCTTCATTGAGATTAACCACTTTTTGGCTATTTTCTTTGATATTTTCACTGGCACTTGATACACTTTGAACCACAACACTGATGGTAACATCAATTTCGGAAAGTGATTTTTGGGTACGCTCTGCAAGCTTTCTCACTTCATCTGCAACGACAGCAAAACCACGTCCATGCTCACCTGCACGGGCTGCTTCTATGGCAGCATTCAGTGCCAAAAGGTTCGTTTGATCTGCAATATCTTTGATCATATCCAGTACAGAACGAATCTGGGTTGTCTGCTCTGCCAAATCATGCATCTGAGAGGAGATATGTTGTTCATCTTGACTAACACTATTAATGCTTTCAACAATTTGATCAAGCGTTTTAATCATTTCATCGAGCATGACATAATCTTCCTTCATATACGTTGCTGATGTCTCTGAAATATCTCGTGATTCTTGTAATTCACGATTAATTTTAGAGGTAAGTTTTTTAACATTTTCCACAATACGATCTTGATCTTCAGCAAGATCATTAATTTTTTGAGAAGAATTTTGTACATTTTTATTGATTTCAGAGTTGGTTGTCATCGTTAGTTTAGCTTTAATCAAGGCCTGTTGAAGCGTTGAAAGGAGGGTATTAAGATGTTCGCTGATATGCCCAATTTCATCATGGTTAAGGACTTCTAAAGGACGGTTAAGTGCCAAATCCTGTGTGATGTCAGAGAGATGGTCTCCAATACGTCCAATACGTTTGACAATATAACGGCTAATAGATAGAAGAAGGCTAGAAGTAATGGCTAAAACCGCTAGTGAAATAGCAATGACTAAATAAAGATTTTGTTTGAGTTTTGTGCTTATTTCTACACTAATATCTTTCACTCTTTGATTGGTAAATTTTGAGATATTATCAAAACGTTGTGATATATATTTGCAATCTGCCTCAATCTCAACTGCCATATCGCCTATATCTTCACGATTATCTTTGACATACAATGCATAGATACGTTGATATTGTGGTGCAATTTTTTGACTATAACGGTCATACGCTTCATTAAGGTTTTGCTTTAAAGTAGGATCAGAATAAAAATCACTTTTGAGCGCTTTATCAAAAAACTCTTTCATATTTTTTTCAATCATCGGAATATGATCTTTTGCCTGACCAGTAGGTAGAAATTCACTTGTGACATGAATCAGGTCATTTAAAACCATTTCAAAAGTGCTACGTGCCGCGGTAATTTCACTATCGGGCACTACATTTTTTTTCATAAATCGTTTCTAATGAGTTTTTACCAATCACACTAGAGTTAATGCTCACATAAGCGAGAATAATCAAACCAAGAACGGTAACAAACGAAATAAAAAGAAGCTTTGTAGAGATTCTAATTTCAGTAAACATCACATACCTTTATTTGGAACATTTCCTTATTTTCATAGCTGCATAATAGCCAAAAAATATTTAAAAGGTCAAGTTTTTTAAACTATTTTTATAAATAAAAAATATTAAAACTAAAGAATCAGAATAACAAAAGTTTAATCTCTTCTCCCGATTCTACATGCGTTGTTGTCTCATCACTGATCCAAAGCGCATTACTGTTTACAAGGGGTTTAACCATGCCTGAACCGTATCTATTGCCATCAAATGCATAAAAAGCTCCCTCATTGTATGTGCCCAAAACAAGGTTTATACGACCTGATTTAACTTTAAAAGGCTCACTGTTTTGTGCATAAATCACTTCAAAATTAAACTTTTTTTGACCTTGAAATTTTTTGAGTACAGGAATGAGAAACAAAAACGCATTGACATAAGCAGCTAAAGGATTTCCTGGCATAGAAGCCACAATTGTCTCTCCCATCTTGCCCATCATCGTCGGTTTTCCTGGTTTGATGTTAATACCATGAAATGAAGCTTTAAAACCATTTATGAGCAGTGCCCGTTCCACAAAATCCGCTTCGCCCATACTGACACCCCCACTGGTCACCAAAACATCATACTGTTTCATTTGTGCAAAATAGGCGGTTGCAGCTTCTAAATTATCGGGAATAACGCCACAATACTGCGCAGCGAAGCCATGCTCGCGCAAAAGAGCCATTAAAGAGAGCGCATTGATATCGTAAATTTCATCTTCGCTTGCAATTTCCCAAGGAGATTTGAGCTCATCACCTGTTGAAAAAACAGCGATAGCAAGCTTTTTATAGACTTCAACCATACTGATACCCTGCGAGGCAAGCAAAGCGATATCCCGTGAACTTAAACACGTTCCTTCACTGAGTAAAAGAGCACCAACGCGTTCTTCTTCTCCTTTGAGACGAAGGGCATTGCCTTTTTTCACATTTGGAGAGAGAATGATTTTATGCTCATCGTATAAAAGACAATCTTCAAAAGGAATAATAGTATCGGCATCATCAGGGACTTTGGCACCTGTCATGATTTTATAGCACTCATTCTCGCCTAAACTTGGTTCAACCACATTGCCCGCTAAAATCGTTGTTTTAATCAAGAGTTCACTTAGCCCTTCTTGATGTTTAAAGGCAAACCCATCCAAGGCTGCGTTGTTATAAGAAGGGAGATTTTTTTTACATATAATATCTTTGGCAAGTGTTCGCCCAAGAGCTTCAAAGACACTAACCCATACACAATAAGGTTTAGTCGATACGAGATCTTGACTTAGCGCGACTGCCTCATCAAAACTAACCACTTGCCCTTTATTCATTGATTACTCCTCAAGTCTTTCAATATGCGCACCTAAGTGTGAGAATTTACCTTCAAGATCTTCATAACCACGATCAAGGTGATAAATTCGGTGAATTTTGGTTGTTCCCTCTGCCACGAGTGCCGCTAAAATAAGCGCTGAACTTGCTCGAAGATCGGTTGCCATAACATCAGCAGCATTTAGTTTAGCTTTTCCCTCAACGGTGGCACTATGACCTTTAAGTTTAATATTTGCCCCCATACGTGAAAGTTCACTCACGTGCATAAAACGATTTTCAAATAAGCGCTCATCAATGATACTGGTGCCTTTTGCTTGCGTGCATAGCGCCATGAATTGCGCTTGAAGATCCGTTGGAAAACCTGGATATTCAGTTGTTTCGATGTCAGAAGGTAGAATTTTTTCACAAGGATGAATGGTGAGGGTATCGTCTTTTTCATCGACCTTAAAACCCATTTGTTGAAGCTTCAAAATAACTGCATCTAAATGTCTAGGATTAACTTTTTTCAACGTGATTTTTGAATTCGTAATAGCACCTGCGCACAAATAGGTACCAGCTTCTATGCGATCCGGAATCACACGAAAATCTTGAATATCTAAGAGCTTTCCACCACTGCCTTGGATGATCAATTTTGAAGTTCCAATACCTTCAATACTCACACCAGACTCAGCTAAAACTTCACACAATTGCACCACTTCTGGTTCTTTTGCAACATTGACCAGTGTCGTTACGCCATGCGCAAGTGCTGCTGCCATGATGATATTTTCACTA encodes the following:
- the flgA gene encoding flagellar basal body P-ring formation chaperone FlgA, producing the protein MQYSINSNVLVSALTDRNVTVIDSSDGVVIFKHNCTLMGKADAIEDAFLKKFQEASPSVLIDEKPRISTKSSLPADFKRYQLIDVHIPENTLKKNSGSFVAIFKVGNREKKLYFSYEMNAKMLVFKAKRNLLNGKILTNDDYESIWMSLEGIPSRAVLNEIPQNAMTKTSIKEGQVIADYHFDVRKTLSKKDSIRALLKEGGLVIEVPATLVEDADIGDVVKIKTEQGKILNAKIVSSKEAVILE
- a CDS encoding molybdopterin molybdotransferase MoeA; the encoded protein is MNKGQVVSFDEAVALSQDLVSTKPYCVWVSVFEALGRTLAKDIICKKNLPSYNNAALDGFAFKHQEGLSELLIKTTILAGNVVEPSLGENECYKIMTGAKVPDDADTIIPFEDCLLYDEHKIILSPNVKKGNALRLKGEEERVGALLLSEGTCLSSRDIALLASQGISMVEVYKKLAIAVFSTGDELKSPWEIASEDEIYDINALSLMALLREHGFAAQYCGVIPDNLEAATAYFAQMKQYDVLVTSGGVSMGEADFVERALLINGFKASFHGINIKPGKPTMMGKMGETIVASMPGNPLAAYVNAFLFLIPVLKKFQGQKKFNFEVIYAQNSEPFKVKSGRINLVLGTYNEGAFYAFDGNRYGSGMVKPLVNSNALWISDETTTHVESGEEIKLLLF
- a CDS encoding UbiX family flavin prenyltransferase; the protein is MKRIIVGISGASGVELGLSFLKALPSDIEKYVIISEHAKIVFAKEANTVLLDDENIGAVTASGSFKCDAMAIIPCSMNTLAKITYGIADNLLTRTASVMIKEKRPLLLAPREMPFSAIALENMLKLSMLGIHIAPPVLGYYAKASSLEEMEHFLIGKWFDLLGIEHNLFQRWEGA
- the murA gene encoding UDP-N-acetylglucosamine 1-carboxyvinyltransferase, coding for MMYYLAIKGKQKLSGSVSISGAKNAALPLLALTLLSKRPITISNMPQVADVKTLLQLLTNLGATFTCKEKNVVEVDASTVNSACANYDIVRKMRASILTLGPLLARFGHCEVSLPGGCAIGQRPIDLHLKALEKMGAVIEIKQGYVLAKAPKGLKGTTISFDKVTVTGSENIIMAAALAHGVTTLVNVAKEPEVVQLCEVLAESGVSIEGIGTSKLIIQGSGGKLLDIQDFRVIPDRIEAGTYLCAGAITNSKITLKKVNPRHLDAVILKLQQMGFKVDEKDDTLTIHPCEKILPSDIETTEYPGFPTDLQAQFMALCTQAKGTSIIDERLFENRFMHVSELSRMGANIKLKGHSATVEGKAKLNAADVMATDLRASSALILAALVAEGTTKIHRIYHLDRGYEDLEGKFSHLGAHIERLEE
- a CDS encoding methyl-accepting chemotaxis protein; this translates as MKKNVVPDSEITAARSTFEMVLNDLIHVTSEFLPTGQAKDHIPMIEKNMKEFFDKALKSDFYSDPTLKQNLNEAYDRYSQKIAPQYQRIYALYVKDNREDIGDMAVEIEADCKYISQRFDNISKFTNQRVKDISVEISTKLKQNLYLVIAISLAVLAITSSLLLSISRYIVKRIGRIGDHLSDITQDLALNRPLEVLNHDEIGHISEHLNTLLSTLQQALIKAKLTMTTNSEINKNVQNSSQKINDLAEDQDRIVENVKKLTSKINRELQESRDISETSATYMKEDYVMLDEMIKTLDQIVESINSVSQDEQHISSQMHDLAEQTTQIRSVLDMIKDIADQTNLLALNAAIEAARAGEHGRGFAVVADEVRKLAERTQKSLSEIDVTISVVVQSVSSASENIKENSQKVVNLNEDAIKISSMANETKEKTSKSLEITNVAYEKALSISKEIDNLTQGVEAATGLAHENKKIADNLMSVSTNLNLSTAELEKEITIFKV